The following is a genomic window from Amycolatopsis cihanbeyliensis.
CGCGCGGAAGGGATAGGTCGGCAGCGAGACTCGATGGGGCGGGTCCGGGTACCGCGCGGCCCAGTCGATGTCGCCGCCCGCGCACCAGTCCCGCGCCAGCTCGGCGAGCTCGCCCGCCCCTTCCGGGGCCACGGGCCGGCCCTGGTGGACCTCCCGCAGCCCGGCACGCAGCTCGTCGAGGGTGTGCACGAGGAGCGCGGCGCGCCGCGCCATGGCGGCCCTGCCGACCCGCAGGGTGCCGGCGATCGCGGGCAGCGCGGGCGGGTCGGGGCGGTCGAGGAAGCGCAGCAGGTTCCCGGCGAGCTCGGCCAGCTCCTCGGCGGTCCGCGCGGACAGCGGGACCAGCCAGGGGCCAGGGTCCGCACCGGCGGCGGGGGCAGGCCGCGGCGCACCCTCCTCGAGCACGACATGCGCGTTGGTGCCGCCCATGCCGAAGGAGCTGACTCCTGCTCGGCGTGGCAGCTCGGTCCCGTCCGGGGCCGGGTACCGGGCCCAGGTCGCGCTGTCGGACCGGACGCGCAGCGGGGTGGACTCGATCCGGATCTTCGGGTTGAGCTCGGTGAAATGCGCTGTGCCCGGCAGCGTGCCGTGCCGCATGGCGAGCAGCACCTTGATCATCCCGGCCAGGCCGGCCGCGGACTCCAGGTGCCCGATGTTGGTTTTCAGCGAGCCCAGTACGCAGGCCGGTTCCGCGGCACGGCCGAGCCGCTGGAAGGCGCGGGTGATCCCGGACACCTCGATCGGGTCGCCGAGCACGGTGCCGGTGCCGTGCGCCTCGAGGTATCCGACGGTGGCCGGGTCCAGATCCGCCTCCTGGTAGGCGTGCACCAGCAGGTCGGCCTGCGCGTCGGCGTTCGGCACGGTCAGCGACTGGGACTGGCCGCCGTGGTTGACCGCGGCGGCGCGGATGACGCCGTGCACGTGGTCCCCGTCGGCACGCGCCTGGCGCAGCGGCTTCAGCAGCAGGGCACACACGCCTTCCCCGCGTACGTAGCCGTTGGCGGACGCGTCGAAGGTCCGGCAACGCCCGTCCGGGCTGAGCACCCCCGCCTCGGCGTAGGTCCGATGCTGTCGCGGGTCGCAGAGCACGTTGACCCCGCCGACGAGCGCCTGCTCGCACTCGCCGGCACGCAGCTCACGCACGGCCTGCGCCACCGCGACCAGTGAGGAGGAGCACAGGGTGTCCACGGCCACGCTGCTGCCCCGCAGGCCGAGCGCGAAGGACACCCGGTTCGGGATGACGGAGAAGGAGTTCGCCACGCTCAGGTGCGGTTCGGTCCCGCTCCCGTGCTGCCGCACCAGCGCGGCGTAGTCGTTGTGGCACACGCCGACGAAGACCCCGGTGCGGCTGCCCTCCAGCCGGGACACGTCGTAGCCGGCCTCCTCGAAGGTCTCCCAGGCGACCTCGAGGAACAGCCGCTGCTGCGGGTCCATCAGTTCCGCCTCGCGCGGCGAGATGCGGAAGAACGCGTGGTCGAAGCGCCGGACGTCGCGGAGCAGCCCGGCCCGGCCGGGGGCACCGGGCGCCGCCTCGGAGACCCACCGATCGGCGGGCACGGTGTCCACGGCCTCCCGGCCCTCGGCCAGCAGGTCCCAGAGCTCGTCCACCGAGTCGGCCCCGGGGAACCGGCCCGCCATCCCGACGACCGCGATGGCGTCCGCGGGCTCCGCGGGCCGGGTCCGCGCACCGGCCGGCTCCGCGGGGCCGGGCTCTCCGGCGATCATGCGGGCCAGGTCGGCCACCGAGCGGGCCTGGAACAGCCCGCTGGGGTCCACCTCGGTGCCGAGCTCGGTACTCGCCTCGGCGGCGAGGGTGGTCAGCGAGTAGCTGTCCAGGCCGTGCCTGCGCAGGTCGGTGTCCCGGTCGAGCCCGGCGCCATGCACCTCCAGGGTGCTCGTGACCAGCGGCAGCAGCCTGCGCTCGAGCTCGTCGATGCCCAGCCGCGGGCCGGCGTGCGCCGGCTCGGTCGTGGCGGGCGAGTGGTCGACGATCTCCTTGATCGTGGTGATCCGCGCGAGCGGGGTGGCGTCGCTGTCCCGCAGCAGGGTGGAGACCAGGCGGACACGGCCGTCCCCCTCGCGGGAGAACGCGTCCAGCCGGTACCGCACGTCCTCCTCGGGGCCGCAGTTGCCGAGGTAGATCACGTCCCTGGACACGGTGGACGTCGCCACGGACCAGTCCTGGCCCGGCGCGAGCCCGGCCTGTGCCCTGCCGGGACCGTGGAAGTACGCGCGCTCGCCGTAGTCGTTGATATGCGGGTAGGAAGCGAAGTAGAGCAGGCCTGCGCCGTTGAGATCGTGGTAGGGATTCAACCGGTAGGTGGCGCCGAGGTGGCCGGTGCCTTCGGCCTCGCGCGCGGACCGGAACTCCTGGTTGAAGTCGAGCTGCTCCCGGCTGGGTTCCGCCGTGGCCGGGCCCGTGGCGGCCGGCACACCGAGGACCAGTGCGTTGCCGGACCTCCGGGTGGCGAACACGGTCATCAGCCGCGCGGTGACCGGGGCTGGACCGGAGCAGTGCAGGTCACTGACGAAGGTCTGCTCATCCATCGCCGTCAGCTCACCCGCCAGGGTGAGCCGGTCGCCCTCGGCGTAGGCGGACAGCGGTGCCTCACCCGCGATCCGGATACGCACGAACGCCGGCAACAGGCGCTCGCCACGGGAATCGCGCAGCTCGGTGACATCAATTCCGTAATGCGCCTCGAGCAGGCTCCAGTGCAGGTCGCCCAGTTCCTTGAAAAGCCAATTTTCAGAAAGGCCGCCGACGGCAAGGTGCGGCAAACCGACACGGATGTTCCGTGCTTCCGTCACACGCGACCCCCATCACAAACGGAATCGATCACCAATACAATGATGATCCTTGCCTGCTGACATTAACGTCCGCAGGCGCCTTTTCTTCCTACCATATGAACATAGTCGCCTCAAGGAGGCGCCGTTGACCCCAGGCGGACGTGGTTATTTCTGCCGGCGCCGGTACGGGCAAAAATCCACCGGCGCCAAGCAGGATCAATCGCGTACGACGACGCTGTCCTCGCCTACTTCACGCAGTTTTTACCGCAACGTGGTGACGGTAACTTTCGACCGGAAGGTGCCGGCCGTGCGGCAGTACACCGAGCTTGCGAAGCAGCTTGATGTACCCGCTGTCCTGGTAACCCGCGAAGACCCCGCCGAAGATCACCGTCCGCGAGTGCTCGGCGATGCGCCGGGTCAGCGGCGGCAGCCGCTTGTCGGCGAACGTCTTGCGGAAGTGGCTTCCGGGGGCGAGCCTACGCCGGATACCCGCTCTGACCTCAGCGGATATATCCCGCTCGTGGATCCAGTCGAGCCCGGGCAGGTCCCGCTTGAGCCGCGTCATCAGCTCGTAGCGCTGCCTCGTGAACACGTCGATGTGCGCGAGATAGCCGCCCGGCTTCAGGACCCGCATCGCTTCTTCGAAGAATGTGCGCAGGTCAGGATAGGTGTGGGAACTCTCGATGTTGATCAGGACGTCGAACTGGGCGCCCTCGAAGGGCAGCTCTTCGGCGTCGCCCTGCACGTAGCGCAGCCGATCACCCCTGCCCAGAGTGGCGTTCGCCCGCTTGACAGCGAGCGGAGAAAGATCCAGACCAACCAGGTTGCTGCCGTCGCCGAGCAGGCGGGACAGGAAGTTCAGCCCCTCGCCGCTGCCGCAGCCGACCTCGAGCACCGACTTTTCCGAGTACTCGGAAAAGCCCAGCGGGATATCCTTGAGAGCGAGAAAGTA
Proteins encoded in this region:
- a CDS encoding class I SAM-dependent methyltransferase, with protein sequence MGAPKAIGEFTEGLNEINASSGDVPVEGSRSSRLKGNTSSVYDMAALGSSKGDIWNWGMYDEEVAAEIEKLIPGFTDFETDGISEQLYFLALKDIPLGFSEYSEKSVLEVGCGSGEGLNFLSRLLGDGSNLVGLDLSPLAVKRANATLGRGDRLRYVQGDAEELPFEGAQFDVLINIESSHTYPDLRTFFEEAMRVLKPGGYLAHIDVFTRQRYELMTRLKRDLPGLDWIHERDISAEVRAGIRRRLAPGSHFRKTFADKRLPPLTRRIAEHSRTVIFGGVFAGYQDSGYIKLLRKLGVLPHGRHLPVESYRHHVAVKTA